In the Polyangia bacterium genome, one interval contains:
- the pgsA gene encoding CDP-diacylglycerol--glycerol-3-phosphate 3-phosphatidyltransferase, giving the protein MATLRREITNLPNLVTMGRVVLVPFVLLFMDNFSPFRSFLASLLYLGAAAGDALDGYLARSRGQVSTLGKFLDPLADKLIVTAVLVFMVSLGRVPAWVVVVLIARDLAINGLRSVASAQGLVIAASDGGKIKTALQLVAIMMLLIYFRYPVLGTGINLDYHRAGMIVLYLSMVVSLLSAAQYLRDFFAAAFRPARSVP; this is encoded by the coding sequence ATGGCAACCCTAAGACGCGAGATCACCAACCTGCCGAACCTGGTCACCATGGGCCGGGTGGTGCTGGTGCCGTTCGTGCTGCTGTTCATGGATAATTTCAGCCCATTTCGCAGCTTCCTGGCCAGCCTCCTGTATCTGGGCGCGGCCGCCGGTGATGCGCTGGACGGATACCTGGCGCGCAGCCGGGGGCAGGTCAGCACGCTGGGAAAATTTCTCGATCCGCTGGCGGACAAGCTGATCGTCACCGCGGTGCTGGTGTTCATGGTCTCGCTGGGCCGGGTGCCGGCCTGGGTGGTGGTGGTGCTGATCGCCCGCGATCTGGCGATCAATGGCCTGCGCAGCGTGGCCTCGGCTCAAGGGCTGGTGATCGCCGCCAGCGACGGCGGCAAGATCAAGACCGCGCTGCAGCTGGTGGCGATCATGATGCTGCTGATCTACTTCCGCTATCCGGTGCTGGGGACGGGGATCAACCTCGATTATCACCGGGCGGGGATGATCGTTCTTTACCTGTCGATGGTGGTGTCGCTGCTGTCGGCGGCACAGTACCTGCGTGATTTCTTCGCGGCGGCGTTTCGGCCGGCGCGTTCGGTTCCGTGA